A stretch of Rhododendron vialii isolate Sample 1 chromosome 4a, ASM3025357v1 DNA encodes these proteins:
- the LOC131322733 gene encoding uncharacterized protein LOC131322733, which produces MRNHESRPAGSVPFPEANRVSFPNQGRGRGPGRGRGHGRGRGRGHRRGSHNHQVHGGYVQKSDKKPDIPQKWNKWTRPEVSAGKGKNLENKPPRNSEDSCYRCGAKEQWSRTCRTPRHLADLYQASIKGKEKEIETNFTDQMHNNQPDLFEPFDISSFDISEYIGEPSGTKNDLYDENDYPEWSQQLD; this is translated from the coding sequence ATGAGGAATCATGAGTCTCGTCCAGCTGGCTCTGTACCATTCCCAGAAGCGAATAGAGTCTCTTTTCCCAATCAGGGACGAGGTCGTGGTCCTGGTCGTGGCCGCGGCCATGGCCGTGGTCGTGGACGTGGGCATAGGCGTGGTAGCCATAACCATCAAGTCCATGGAGGATATGTTCAGAAATCAGACAAGAAACCAGATATTCCCCAGAAGTGGAATAAGTGGACTAGACCAGAAGTGTCTGCAGGAAAAGGGAAGAATTTAGAAAATAAACCTCCTAGGAATTCTGAGGACTCCTGCTACAGATGTGGAGCGAAAGAACAATGGTCGCGTACCTGTCGTACGCCGAGGCATTTGGCAGACCTTTACCAGGCATCTatcaaaggaaaggaaaaggaaattgaaaCAAACTTCACTGATCAAATGCATAATAATCAACCTGacctttttgaaccttttgataTCTCGTCTTTTGATATCTCTGAGTATATCGGTGAACCAAGTGGAACGAAAAATGATCTTTATGATGAAAACGACTACCCCGAATGGTCCCAGCAGTTAGACTAA
- the LOC131323787 gene encoding uncharacterized protein LOC131323787, producing MSNYTKLEFAALDISGRNYLSWILDIEIHLDAMEIGETIKTGNDASLKDRAKAMIFIRHHLHEDLKSEYLMVKDPLTLWNNLKERYGHQKAVILPRARYHWLNLRVQDYKYVNEYNSALFKQYRERGFEKYSDLISCLMVAE from the exons ATGTCGAACTACACAAAATTGGAATTTGCAGCACTTGATATTTCAGGAAGAAATTATTTATCATGGATTCTTGACATTGAGATTCACCTCGATGCCATGGAAATAGGAGAAACGATTAAAACTGGTAATGACGCGTCGTTGAAGGATCGCGCCAAAGCAATGATATTTATTCGCCACCACCTCCACGAAGACCTGAAGTCTGAGTACCTTATGGTTAAGGACCCATTAACCTTATGGAATAATCTGAAAGAAAGGTACGGGCACCAAAAAGCAGTGATACTGCCAAGAGCTCGTTATCACTGGTTAAATTTAAGGGTGCAAGATTATAAATATGTCAATGAGTATAACTCCGCTCTGTTCAAG CAATACAGAGAGCGTGGGTTTGAGAAATACTCAGATTTAATTTCCTGTCTCATGGTTGCTGAATAG